From a region of the Paenibacillus lutimineralis genome:
- the ant(9) gene encoding aminoglycoside nucleotidyltransferase ANT(9), with product MSDLNNEKIPQEATQAFKVVEELLGSSIVGVYLFGSAVTSGLRINSDVDVLVVVNQSLNEVIRRKLTDRLMRISGKIGNSDYVRPLEVTVINHGDVVPWRFPPKNEYIYGEWLRDEFENGQIQEPTYDPDLAIVLAQVRQNSVSLFGSNASDVLEPVPMTHIRRAIVESLPGLIEGIKGDERNVILTLARMWLTVAVGEISSKDMAAEWAIPKLPKEHATLLNLARKAYLGEYIDKWEGLDSEVIALVNHMKNSIESYFSI from the coding sequence GTGAGTGACTTGAATAACGAAAAAATCCCGCAGGAAGCGACCCAAGCATTTAAAGTTGTAGAGGAGTTGCTTGGCAGTTCAATAGTCGGGGTATATCTATTTGGTTCTGCAGTAACTAGTGGCTTACGCATTAATAGTGATGTAGATGTCCTAGTAGTTGTAAATCAAAGTTTGAATGAAGTAATTCGTAGAAAACTAACAGACAGACTAATGCGTATATCCGGAAAGATAGGAAATTCAGATTATGTACGGCCACTTGAAGTCACGGTAATAAACCATGGAGATGTTGTCCCCTGGCGGTTTCCGCCAAAAAATGAATATATCTATGGTGAGTGGCTCAGGGATGAGTTTGAGAATGGACAAATTCAGGAACCAACTTATGACCCTGATCTGGCTATTGTTTTAGCACAAGTGAGACAGAATAGCGTTTCTCTTTTTGGTTCTAATGCTTCTGATGTCCTTGAACCCGTGCCGATGACACATATTCGAAGGGCAATTGTGGAATCCTTGCCAGGATTAATTGAGGGCATCAAGGGCGATGAACGAAACGTAATTTTAACCCTTGCACGAATGTGGCTGACAGTGGCTGTTGGTGAAATCTCATCAAAAGATATGGCTGCAGAATGGGCTATACCTAAGTTACCTAAAGAGCATGCGACTTTACTCAACTTAGCAAGAAAAGCCTATCTCGGAGAGTATATTGATAAGTGGGAAGGACTTGACAGCGAGGTAATAGCACTCGTTAACCATATGAAGAACTCTATAGAGTCTTATTTTAGTATCTGA